Within Amycolatopsis sp. cg5, the genomic segment CAGGCTGACCAGCAGGAACCGCAGCAAGGGCGGCTCGGTGAGGTCGAACCGCCCGGCCCGGTCTTGGGTCAGCAGCCGGTCCCAGACCTCGTCGGTCGCTGCGATCTCGCGCAGCGGTACCGGAACCTCGTGCGGGACGACCTGAACCGAGCGGCCGGACGTGGTCTGCCGGAAGCCGGCACGCAGGTTCGGGTGGCGCCGCAGCAGCGCGGCGATCGCGGTCCGCAACGCCGCGGTGTCGACGGGGCCTTCGAGTTCGACGACCGACTGGACGGTGTAGACGTCGACGTCGTCGGTGAGCGCGTGGAACAGAAGGCCTTCCTGGAGCGGGGCGAGTGGGAGGACCTCCGCCCAGTCGCCGTCGATCGGCTCGGTGACCAGCGATTCGGCCGAAGGCTGCCAGGCGGGGACGGCCTCGGTCGCGAGTTCGGCGAGCGCGGCCGGGCTCTGCGCCTGGAAGACGTGCTTGGCGGTGAACACCAGCCCGGCCCGGCGCGCGCGGCCGACCAGCTGGATCGACACGATGCTGTCGCCGCCGATGTCGAAGAACCGGTCGTCCACGCCGACTTCGGCGAGCCCCAGCACCTCAGCGAACAACGCGCACAGCTGAGCCTCGCGCGCGGTCCGAGGCGCCAGCCGGGTGCTGGCGTAAGCCGGGTCCGGTAGCGCGGCGCGATCGAGCTTTCCGTTGGGGGTCAACGGGAACTCGGGCAGGACGACGACTACGGTCGGCACCATGTGGTCCGGCAGCGTCCGCCCGGCGAATTCGCGCAGCTCAGCGGGGTCGGCCGGGCCCGTGACGTAGCCGAGCAGGCGGCCGTCACGGACCAGCGCGGCGGCCGCGATGACCGACTCGTGCCTGGCCAGTACCGCTTCGACCTCACCGAGTTCGACGCGGAAGCCACGGATCTTGACCTGATCGTCGGCCCGGCCGACGAAGACGAGCCGTCCGTCGGCGGTCCATTTGGCCAGGTCACCGGTGCGGTAGAGACGGCCTTCGCCGAACGGGTTCGCCACGAATCGCTGCGCGGTCAGCGCGGGCCGGTTCAGGTAGCCGCGAGCCAAACCCGCGCCCGCCACGTACAACTCGCCCGTGACACCCGCCGGGACCGGGCGTAACAGGGCATCCAGGACGTACGCGCGGGTGTTCCACAGTGGACGTCCGATCGTGATCGGCTCGCCGGGCGTCAACGGCTCGGACATCGAGACGCAGACCGTCGATTCGGTCGGTCCGTACGCGTTGATCATGCGACGGCCGACGGCGTGCTCGGCCGCCAGCTCGGGCGGGCAGGCCTCACCTGCGACGATCAGCGTCACGCCGGGCGGAAGCTCCGACACCGCGAGGACGGCCGGAGTCAGTGTCACCTGCGTGATCCGATGCCGGGTGAGCACACCGGTCAGGTCGGCGCGGTCGTCAGGGGCGATGACCAACGTGGCGCCGGTCAGCAAACCCAGGCAGGCTTCGGAAAACGCGGCGTCGAAGTTCAGCGAGGCGAACTGCAGCACCCGGCTTCCGGCGCTGACACCGAACCGTTCGGCCTGGGCGCCGACCAGGCTCGCCACGCCCGCGTGTGACACCACGACGCCCTTGGGCAGGCCGGTCGAGCCGGAGGTGTAGATGACGTAGGCGGGGTGTTCGGGTCGCAGCGGCGCGAGGCGGTCCGCGTCGGTGAGGTCCCAGTCGGGCAGGTCTTCGAGATCGCCGATGCTGGTCAGGACCACCGCCGGGTTCGCGTCGGCGAGCATGTGGTCGATGCGCTCGGCCGGATAGTCCAGGTCGAGCGGAAGGTAGGCGGCACCGGCTTTGAGGACGGCGAGCATGGCCACGAAGGTGTCGACGGACCGGGGCAACGCCGGCGCGACGAGCCGTTCAGGACCGGCTCCCTGAGCGACCAGTCGCCGCGCCAGGCGGTTCGCGCGGGCGTTCAATTCCACATAGGACAGTCGGGTGGCATCGGAATCCAGTGCGATGGCACCCGGCGTGACCTGGGCTTCGAACAGCTCCGGGACCGTGCTGGCCCAGACCGGCCGGTCGGTGTCGTTCCACTCGACAAGGATGCGGTGGCGTTCGGCGGGGTCGAGCACGTCGAGTCCGCTGAGCGGCGTGTCCGGGTTCGCGATCACCTGGGCCAGCAGGGCGGTGAACCTCGCGGAGATGCTCTCGGCGGTCGCGCGGTCGAACACATCGGCTGCGTAGTGCAGCATCCCCCGGCCGTTCTCCCGCAGCACGAAGGAAAGGTCGAACTTCGCCGCGTCGGCGGTCACCGGGTAGCGGGACGCGGTGAGACCGGGCAGGTCGGGCAGCGCCTCGCCGGTGTTCTCGTAGGCGAGCATGACCTGGAACAACGGGTTCCTGGCCAGGGAACGGGCCGGATTGAGCGCTTCGACGAGCCGTTCGAACGGCAGATCCTGATGTGCGTAAGCGGCGAGGTCAGTGGCACGGACCCTGGCGAGCAGCTCGCGGAAGGCGGGGTCGCCCGAGGTGTCCGTGCGCAGGACGAGCGTGTTGACGAAGAAGCCGACCAGGTCGTCGAACTCGCCGTCGGACCGGCCGGCGACCACACTGCCGATCGGCAGGTCCGTGCCCGCGCCGAGCGAGGTCAGGAGCGTCGCGAGCACGGCGTGCAGCACCATGAACGGGGTCGCCTGGCACTCGCGGGCCAGCTTGGCGACCGGCTCCGGGTCGAAGTCCAGCGGGACGCTTCCGCCGCGGTGTGACGCGACCGCGGGCCACGGCCGGTCGGCCGGAAGGTCCAGTTCCGCCGGTGCGCCTTCGAGCGCGGCCCGCCAGAAGGTCAGGTCTTCGGGGACTTCCCGCTGCCACAACGTGTAGTCCGCGTACTGAAGGGGCAGCTCTGTCCACTGAGGAGCTTCGCCGGCCAGGCGGGCGGTGTACGCGGTGGACAAGTCGGCGGCCAGCGGCGTGAGCGACCAGCCGTCTGCGGCGATGTGGTGCAGCACCAGGAGGAGCACGTGGTCGTCGGTGCCCAGCCGTCGCAGGACCGCGCGGATCGGGAGGTCCGAGGTCAGGTCGAAGCCCGCGCGTGCGGCGGATTCGAGGTCGTCGGTGTCGGTCAGCTCGAGGCGGGCGTGCCTGATCAGCTGCCGCGGCGAGCCGTCGACGTCGGGGAAGACCGTGCGGAGGCTTTCGTGCCTGGTCACGACATCGGTGAGGGCGGCTTCGAGTGCGGGCCGATCGAGCACGCCGGTGAGCCGGACGGCGAAGGGCAGGTTGTAGGTCGCGTCCTCGCCTTCGAGCCGGTTGAGGAACCACAGCCGTGACTGGGCCGAGGACAGCGGCAGCTCAGCGGGCCTGCGGCCTGCGCGTGGCCTCGCGGCCGCCGGTGTAGACCGCTCGACCAGCCGGGCGACCGTGGGCGCCTCGAAGACGTCACGCATGGTCAGCGCGATGTCCAGGCTCGATCGGGCGCGGCTCGCCACGCGGGTGGCGAGCAGGGAATGACCGCCCAGATCGAAAAAGTTGTCGTCGATGCTGACCACGGGTACGCCGAGCACCTCGGCGAACAGTCCACAAAGGATCTCTTCGCGGGGATTGCGCGGTGCGCGGCCGTCGGATCCGAGGTAGTCGGGCGCGGGCAGCGCTCGGCGGTCGACCTTGCGGTTCGGGGTGAGCGGGAACCGGTCGAGCACGACGATCGCGGCGGGCACCATGTGCTCCGGCAACGTCTCCGCCGCGAAGCGCCGCAGTTCGGCCGGGTCGAGGTGCTCCCCCACCACATACGCGACCAGGCGCCGGTCACCGGGGCGGTCTTCCCTGACCACGACCACGGCCTGCGTGACCTGGGTGGCGAGTACGTTCTCGATCTCGGCTGGCTCTATCCGGAACCCGCGGATCTTGACCTGGTCGTCCGAGCGGCCGACGAACGCCAGGGTCCCGTCGCCGTCCCAGCGCACGACATCGCCGGTCCGGTACATCCGCGATCCCGGCGGCCCGAACGGGTTGGCGACGAATCGCGTCGAGGTGAGCCCGGCGCGGTTCACGTATCCCCTGGCCAGGCCGATGCCCGCGAGGTACAGCTCGCCCGGCGTCCCGGCCGGGACCGGGCGCAGGCTCGGGTCGAGCACGAACACGCGGGTGCCGGGGATCGGCGTGCCGATGGACGGCTGGTCGCCGTCGCGCAGCGGCTGGCTCATGCTGGTCGACACCGTCGACTCGGTCGGCCCGTACGCGTTGATCAAGCGCCTGCCGGGCGCCCATTTCGCGACCAACTCGGCCGAGCAGGCCTCGCCGGCGACCACGACCGTGCCGCCGCGCAGCACCTCGGCTTCGTCGAGCGTGGCGAGCACCGTCGGTGACAACGCCACGTGCGTGATGGCGTACCTGGTGAGCGTCTCCGCGAGACCGTCCTCAGTGGACACCACCACCAGCGTCGCACCGGAGAGCAGGCCGCGCGTCACGTCGGCGAACGCGGCGTCGAAGCTCAGCGACGCGAACTGCAGCACCCGGCTGCCTGGGCCGACCCGGAACCGCTCCCGCTGGGCGGCGAGCAGGCTCGCGACGCCGGCGTGGGTGACCACGACGCCCTTGGGGCGGCCGGTCGAGCCGGAGGTGTAGATGACGTTGACCGGGTGCTCGGGCCGAATCTCGACGACCGGGTTCGTAGCCGGGTAGCCGTCGAGGGCTTCGACGGAATCGAGCACGACGGCGGGCCGCGCGTCTTCGAGCATGAAGGTGATGCGCTCGGCCGGGTAGGCCGGATCGACCGGCAGGTACGCGGCCCCGGATTTGGCGACCGCGAGCACGGCGATGAACGCCTCGGCCGAGCGCGGCAGCATCAGCGCGACCAGCTGTTCCGGACCGGCTCCTTGGCTGATCAGCTTGTGCGCCAGGCGGTTCGCTTCGGCGTTCAGGTCCCGATAGGACAGTTCGCGGGCTTCGCTGACGAGTGCGATCGCGTCCGGGGTGCGAGCGACCTGGGCCTCGAACAACGCGGGCAACGTCTCGGCAGTCGCCCCGGGCAGGAACTTGGCCCGTTCCGCGGGGTGTTGGAGGTCGAGCCTGGCCAGCGGGCGATCGGGGTCGCCCGAGGTCAGGTCGTCGAGCAGGCGCAGGAAACGGGCCAGGTGGGTCTGCGGGTCCTGGTGGAGCGCGGGGTTGGCGTCGAGGGTGATGGTGATGTGGTCGTCGCCGGGGTGGTCCTCGAACGAGAGCGAGAGGTCGCGGACCGGGCCGTGCGAGATGTTGTGGACGGTCGCCCGGTGCTCGCCGAAGGTCAGGCCGAAGTCGTACGGGATGATGTTGACCGCGAGGCCGAACGCGTCCGCGCGCACCTCTTCGAACCGGGCACGCTGATGCCGGATCGCCGCCTTGACCTCGGTCGCGACCGCGCCGGCCAGCGTGCGCACGGTCGTGTCCGGCCTGGCTTCGAGGAACAGGTGCGCGACCGTCGCCATCGTTCCCGGGATCGCGCGTGCCGTCCGGCCCACCCGCGCGGCCACCGGCAGGCCGAGCACGACGTCCGGCGCCCCGGTCAGGTGGGTTTCGTAGGCGGCGGCAGCGGCGATGAAGACGTGATGCCAGCTGGCCAGTACCTCGCCTGCCAGCGCCTGGAGGCCCTTCTTCGGGAATGTGGCTGTCTGGCGGATGCCTCTGACCAGCGGCGCCGTCTCTTTGGCTGGCAACGACATCGTCTCGCGGGCCGTGGCTATCCGGTCCGCCCAGAACTTCCGGTCGGCCTCGAACGCGGGCGACTCGCGGTAGCGGCGGTCCTCGTCGAGGTAGGCGTCGAGATCCCCGGCCGGGTCGGTGCCCGAGGTGTAGTTCTCCGCGACCGAGCGCAGGAAAAGGGCGAATGTGTACGCATCGACGGAAATGTGGTGCGCGCGGAAATAAAGGAAGAATCGGCCGTCGGCGAGTTTGAGTATCGCGGCCGAGAAAATGCGGTCCTCGCGCAGGTCGACCGGTGTGCCGAAATCGGCTTCCATCCAGGCTCGCGCGGCCGATTCGGTGCTCATCTCGACCAGCGGGAGCGGCCAGTCCTGCCGCCGGATCTCCTGCCGGACACCGTCGGCAGTGTCGAAGAAGCGCAGGTGGAAGACGTCCCAGCGGTCGACGACCGCGCGGACGGCCGCTTCAAGTTTTGCCGGGTCGATGGCGCCGTCGAACTCCAGGTGATAGCCGACCGAGAACTCCGTACCGAGTTCGGCGGAATACCAAATAGCGGACTGGGCGGCCGAAAGAGGCCGTGAAGTACCGCGAGAACCAACCACTGTCAACACTCTTCCCGAAGTTTTCGTCTTACCTGGAGCCGGACCGCGCCAATTCCTGCCTGTCGACCTTTCCGTTGGCCGTTCGCGGGAAGTTCTCGAGCGTCACGAAGCGCACCGGCACCATGTACCGGGGCAGCAGTTCGAGACAGTGCCTGCGCACCGCCTGATCATCCACAGTGGAGCCGGTGAGGTAGGCCTCGATCAGCGTGCCCGCCTCGTCGTCCGGCACCGCGACGCACACGGCCTCCGTCACGCCGTCCAGCCGCAGCAGCGCCGCTTCGACCTCGCCCAGTTCGACCCGATAGCCCCTGGTCTTCACCAGATGGTCGCGACGGCCACCGAAGACGAACTCGCCTCGGTCGTTCTCGCGGACCAGGTCACCGGTCCGGTAGGCGCGGACCCCGTCGATCTCCGCGAATCGCTCGGCCGTCTTCGCCGGGTCACCCCAGTAACCGGCCATCACCGAGTCACCGCCGATCCACAGTTCACCGTCTTCGACGAACGCGCGGGCGTACGGACAAGGCTTGCCGATCGGCGGCGGGACGGTGCGGTCATCGGCGAGGTCGTGCTCGGTGACCCAGTGATAGGTGCACACATTCGTCTCGGTCGGGCCGTACAGGTTGCACAACCCGGCCGCGGGGACGGCGTTACGCAAGGACCGCAGGTGCTTGAGCGGGAACACCTCGCCCGCGAAGAGCACCGTCCGCAGCTTGGACTCGCCGAGCAGCGTGTTGTTCTTGGCTTCCAGCATCTTGACCAGCGCACCCGGCACCGAGTACCAGACGGTGATCCCGGCTTCGTGCACCAGCTTGGTGAGCGCGGTGCCGAGTGCCTTGTGGCGTTCGGGGACCAGCACCAACGCGGCGCCCGCCTTCGCGGCGGCGAACACGTCCAAGATGGACAGATCGAAGTGGAGTGGCGCGTGGCCGGACAGCCGGTCTTGGCCGGTGATGGCGAACTCGGCGACGGCCCAGTCCACAAAGGAGGTCGCGTTGCGGTGGGTGAGCATGACGCCCTTGGGCACACCCGTCGAGCCAGAGGTGTAAAGCACGTAGGCGAGCTGGTCCTCGTCCACTTCGGACGGTTCGAAGTCACCCCCGTCCGCCCAGTGCTCGCCTGTCTCCAGCACGAACGGTGGATCGTCGAGCAGCGCGGCATGCTCCGGGCCGGCGACAAGGGCGGCGACCGCACAGTCCCGCAGGATGGTTTCGGCCCGTTTCACCGGCATGGCCGGATCGATCGGCACGTACGCCGCGCCGCATTTGAGCACCGCGTGCACCGCGACGATCGCTTCGATCGTCTTCGGCAGCCACAGCGCGACGCGGTCACCGGCACGGACACCGCCGGCGGCGAGTGCGGCGGCGACAGCGGTGCTCCGCTCGTCGAGTTCGCGGTAGGTGATCGACTGGTCGGCGTAGCGCACGGCGACGGCGTCACCATCGCGTACGGCGCTTTCGCGCAGGTAGTGGGTGAGTGTCATCAGCTCGCCAGCCCGTTCGCGTGCAGGCCGAGTTTGGCCGCCAGCACGTGCCGCAAGACATCGGATGTCCCCGACGAGACACGAGTGCCGAGCATGTCCCGCAGGTGCCGTTCGAGGCCCGCGCCGGTCGTGTAGCCGTAGCCGCCGAACACACCCATGGCGTCCAGCGCGGTGCGTACCGCGGCCTCGCTTGTCTGCAGCTGCGCGATTTCCGGCAGGTCAGAGGGTGTTCCGGCGAGCAGATCGGACGCGGCCTGGTAGGTGAGCAGGCGCGCGGACGCCAGCCGGACCCGCATCTCGACGATCGTGTTCGCCACCGACTGGAATCGGCCGATCGGCTGCCCGAACTGCTTGCGGGTGACCGCATGCGCGACGCAGTCGTCGATCTGCCTGGCCATCGCACCGAGCAAGGGCGCGAGGATCAACGCCCGTTCCCACGCCATCGTGGTCGCGAATACCTTGCCGCCCTGTTTCGGCCTGCCGAGAACCGCGCTTTCCTCGATCCGGCAATTTTCCAGTCTCAATTCACCCCAAGGAACGGTGCGCAGACCGGTCTTCTCGTAGTGGGTTTCGACGGTCAGGCCTGGTTGATCGGCGTCGACCAGGAACGCGGTGACTCCCGTGAAACCGAGCTTGGGATTCACTGTCGCGTAAATCACGAAAAGCCCGGCGACGGGTGCGTTGGTGATGAACCGCTTCCGTCCATTGAGGACGTAATGCCCGTTTTCGACGGTTGCCGTCGTGCCGAGCGAGAGCGAGTCCGAACCCGATCCTTCCTCGGTGATCGCGTGCGCGCCGATCACAGTTCCGGAACAGAGTTTCGGTAGGTATTTCCGTTTTTGCTCAGCCGTGCCGTAGCGAAGTATCGGCAGCTGTGTCGCCCAGATATGCGCGCCCGCGGCGATCAGCAGACCATTGTCCAGGCAGCCTCTGCCGAGCCCTTCCAGCGCGTATGCGCAGGTCACCGGGTCGAGCCCGAGGCCGCCGTACTCCACCGGCACCGGCAGGCCGAAGACACCTTCGGCCGCGCACCGTGCCCAGTCTGACGTGGAAAAACGCTGCTCACGGTCCCGCGCGTCGAGATCGTCGCCCAATTCTTCGCCGAGCACGGCGAACCGCTCGTGCAGAGCGACTTGCGTTTCGCTCCAAGTGAGATCCACGACTCAATCCACCAGCACACCATGGACGAGCACGAGCACACTGCCGACCGTTTCCAGATCGGCGTCCAGCACGTCCTCTTCGTCGATTTCGACGCCGAATTCCCGCTCCAGCGCCGCGATGAGGTGCACGAGTTTCATCGAATCAAGCTGGATCAGCGGTGAATACAGCGAATTGCCGTCCGCCAGTTGTTCCGGCCCGCCGAGGTCGAGCACCTCGGTCATGACCTTCTTGATTCGGACATCGATGTCAGCGGTACTGACGTCGGCCATCGGTTAAGCATCCCCTTGAATTCGCTGCGGTGACTCCCCTCGTCATCCTGCACCGCGAGCCGAACAAAAGGAAAGAACCTTACCGAAAACAAAGCCGTGAACTCCCGGCGTCCACCCGCCGACGCGATGGCGTGCGCCAAGGAGATTCAACATGAACCCGAGGTAATCATCGGATCATTATCCCAGCGCTGAGGCCACGATCATGAACACACCGATGAACCACTGCCGGATCAGCAGCCGCACCGTCGGCCGCTCCCCAGTGTCACACCGGATCACACACAACCCGGTGAGCAGCTTGCCGACCGTCGCCCCGCACGCGCGCTGCAGGAACACCCGATCCGCGAACGAAAACCCGACAAAAGCCAGGAACAGCACCAAAATCAGCATGCCACCCGACATGCCTTTGGCGAAGGCCGCCGCACCTACCGCGGCCGCCCCGGCAACATGGGCGAGCATGTCGATCGGGAACGCCAGCCACTGCCGGAACCGGCGCGGCGACGGATACCGCGGATCCCGCTTGTACCCACGCGGAAGTGAACCCAGCCCCGCCTGGTCGACCGACGGCAACCGCCGGACATCGCGGCGCCGCACGACCAGCAGCTCCTTGGATTCGACAGCGGAACGCTCCGAAGAGGACACACTCATCCGCCCATGATGCCCGGCGGGTGTCGCTTAGGTCGGTTGAACGTTGCGAACGGGGCGTTCGCAACGCTGAGCGACACAGAAGTCTCGTTTGTTCCGTGCACACCCGCCCATAAAGCACGCAAATGAGATATCGAAGGCATAATTCAGCGATTTGGGTCCTGTGTGGACGTTGGCTGGGTTTGCGTTCGGTGGCCCAGCCTTCGCGAAACCCGAGTTTGGGCCATTGGATGGCCCAAACTCGGGTTTCGCGTGCTCACCTGCATGAACGGGGCTTGCAATGTAGTACTGGCAGCTAGAAGCGGCCGAAGACCCAGGTGCCAGGTGCGTTGGGGTCGTCGCCCGCCCAGAACTCGGTCCAGTGCTCGACGAACTCCTTGCGCGACACGTGCCCGTCGCCGTCGAGGTCGAGCAGGCCGAAGATCTCGTCGGTGTCGGTGGTCGTCCCGTTCCACGCCTCGATGAGCTGGCGGTACTCGCCGCGGGAGATCTCGCCGTCGGCGTTCTCGTCGATCGCGTCGAACATGGCCTCGGCCGTGCCGGTCACCGCGTCGAGCATGCCGCCGAGCTGGTCGACGACCATGAGCACCTCGTCGAGGGTGACCTTGTCGTCGCGGTCGGCCGCGGCTAGCAGGGTCGACCACCAGCCCATCATGATCGCGCGCAGCCCCGCGCCCTCCGGCGAGTCGGCCGTCACGCCGCGCAGCGTGACCCACCGGCCGGTCAGTGCCTCGAAGTCGGTCTCGTCGAGGTACGAGTCCCCGTCGTCGTCCATCGCGGTGAACACGTTGGCGATCTTGCGGCGCTGGAACTCAGTTGCCACGGTCTCTCCCCTTCCACCATCGACGCCGGCGCGGCGTCTCCTGCCGGGGAGTCGCGGCAGACCGGACGGGGGTTACGGATCGCCACTGATCGGTTACCGCATCGACATCGACCGGGCCCAGCGGGACGTGCGGCGGGGTCGGCGTCCGGAGCCACTCGGCGATCCGGCGGTTGAGCTGTTTGACGTGCGCGCGGACGTCCTCCTCGCGGCCGAACTCGCGGACGGTCTCGGGGAGGCGGTCGATCTCCTTGCGCAGCTGAAGCGACTCGGGCAGCAATGCTTCGGCCGTGAGGCCTTCGCGGCGGAGGTAGCCCTTGATCCACCACTGGTCGTCGTGCGGCTTGTCCAGGCCGGGAAGCGGCTTGCCGGCGCCGGGGAGGTCGTCGAACTCGCCACGCTCGATGGCCTCGCGGATCTGCTTGTCGATGAACGACTCGAAGCTCATCCCTGACGGCTTGCGCTCGGTCATTTTCCCAGTTTAGAGATTTTCGGGATCGGTCAGTCCTCTTCGGCTTCGAGGCAGTCTCGGTCTGCCCATTCGAGCAGTGTTTCGAGCGAGAACACAGCCTCGTCGATGCCCGCGTGCAGGTCACCGAGCTTCGCGAACCGCGCGGGCACGGTCGCGATCGTGCAGTCGCCAGGCTCGACGTCGTCGATCTCGTCCCAGCGGACGGGCGTCGAGACCAGCGCCTCAGGCACGCCGCGAACCGAGTAGGCGCTCGCGATCGTGTGATCGCGGGCGTTCTGGTTGTAGTCGACGAAGACCTTCGACGGGTCGCGGTCCTTGCGCCACCACGCGGTGGTGACGTCGTCGGGCGCACGCCGTTCGACCTCTTTGGCGAACGCGAGCGCGGCGCGGCGGACGTCGCTGAAGCCCCAGCGAGGCTCGATGCGGACGTAGATGTGCAGACCACTGCCGCCGGAGGTCTTGGGCCAGCCGACCGCGCCGAGTTCGTCGAGGACCTCGTGCGCGACGTGGGCGACGCGGCGGACGGCGGCGAAATCGCAGTCCGGCATCGGGTCGAGGTCGATGCGCCACTCGTCGGGTTTCTCGGTGTCGGCGCGGCGGGAGTTCCACGGGTGGAACTCCACTGTGGACATCTGGACCGCCCAGATGACGCTGGCGGGCTCGGTCACGCACAGCTCGTAGGCGTGGCGCTTGTACCGGGGGAAGTCGACGCGCACGGTCTCCAGCCACGGCGGCGCGCCGTTCGGGACCCGCTTCTGGTGGACCTTCTCCCCCGCCACCCCCGAGGGGAACCGGTGCAGCATGCAGGGCCGCTCGGCCAGCGCGCGCACGATGCCGTCGCTGACCGCGAGGTAGTACTGGGCGAGGTCCAGCTTGGTCTCGCCGCGCGCCGGGAAGTACACCCGGTCCGGGTTCGAGATCCGCACCGTCCGATGCCCGACCTCGAGCTCCACCGCGGAATCCTTGGCCATGGGCTCAACGTACCGCGCCAGAGGCTGACCTGCATCGATCCCGGCGAGCGGGCATGGTGCGAAAGAAGCCATCCGTGGGACATTTGCGGAAAGGACGTAACGGACACGCGCCGTGTCGCGACCAGCCCGTATAGCGAACTTGCCATGGGCGGGAGATGACCGGTGAAACTCCGAAGACACCTGGCCGCGACGGCGGTACTGCTGCTGGCCATCGCCGTTTCGGCGCCCGGGACCGCGGCGGCGTGCGACGAGCGGCCCGGCACGATCGTCCCGCTCTACAGCTACCCGACCGAGAGCACCTGGACGACGCTGATCGAGTCCAAGAAGCGGTATCCGAGTGTTCCGGTCATCGCGATCGTGAACCCGGCGAGCGGACCCGGCGTCGCGCCCGACCCGGAGTACCTGACCGGCATCAGCAGGCTGCGCGAGGCGGGCGTCATCCCGATCGGCTACGTCACGACGTCGTACGCGACGCGGACGCCGGAGGCCGTGCGCGCCGAGATCGATCTCTACAAGATCTGGTACCCGAAGCTGCAGGGCATGTTCCTCGACGAGATGTCCAATGTGGAGGGAATGGAAGGCTACTACCGCGACCTTTCGCAGTATTCGAAGAAGGTCGGGTTCAAGCGAACTGTCGCCAATCCCGGAACGTCGACGCTGCGCAGCTTCGTCGGCACGGTCGACACGCTGATCGTCTACGAGAACTCCGGCCTGCCCGCCTCGTGCTCGACGGCGAGCTGGCAACGGCAGCACGACAAGGGCAACTTCGCGATACTGGGCTACAACATCGCCGACCTCAAAGAGTCCACAGTGGACTCGTGCACGTCGAAGGTCGGCTGGGTGTACTTCACCCACGGTGGCATGCCGAACCCGTGGGACGGCCTGCCACCCTATCTGAACAAGCTACTTTGCTATCTCAAGTAGCCCGGCGAGCAGCCTGTCCACATCGGATTCGTCCGTGTACGGCGCGATTCCGGCACGCACGGCGCCCTCGTCGAGCCCGAGCCTGCGGGCAGGCTCGAACGCGTAGAACGTGCCCGCAGGCGCGTTGACGCCGCGGGTCGCGAGGTGCTCGTAGATCGCCTTGGGCTTGACGCCGTCGAGGGTGAACAAGGCCGTCGGCGTGCGGCGTTCCGGCGAGCCGTACCTGCGTGCGCCGAGCTCGTCGAGACCGGTTTCGAGGCGGTTGAGCAGCGCTGCTTCGTGCTCTTCCAGCTCCCGCATGGATGCGGCCAGCCGCTCCCGGCGCGTGCCCGTGCCGGGGACCAGCCCGGCGAGGAAGTCGATGGCGGCGGTCGTGCCCGCGAGCAGCTCGTACGGCAGCGTGCCGAGCTCGAACCGCTCCGGCACGACGTTCACCGACGGCTCGAGCTTGTCGGGATGGACGGTTTCGAGCAGCGCCGGGCTCGCGACGACCAGGCCGAGGTGCGGGCCGAGGAACTTGTACGGCGAGCAGGCATAGAAATCGGCGCCGAGTGCCTGCACGTCGACCGGGCTGTGCGGGGTCAGGTGCACGCCGTCGACGTAGAGCAGCGCGCCCGCCGCGTGCGCCTCGGCGGCGATCGCGGGGATGTCGGGCCTGGTGCCGAGCAGGTTGGACGCCCCGGTCACCGCGACCAGCCTGGTCCGCTCGCCCAGCGGCAGCTTGCCGAGCTCACCGGTTTCGCGGTCGAACTCGATCCAGCGCACGGTGACCCCACGCGCCTCGGCTGCCTGCACCCACGGGCGGATGTTGGCGTCGTGGTCGAGCCTGCTGACCACGATCTCGTCGCCCTCGCGCCAGTTCTTGGCCAGCGCCCGCGACAGGTCATAGGTCACCTGCGTCATACTGCGGCCGAAGACGACACCGTCGGCCGTGGCGCCGAGCAGGTCCGCGACCGCCTGCCTGGCCTCGGCGACGATCGCGTCGGCCCGGCGCTC encodes:
- a CDS encoding acyl carrier protein, which gives rise to MADVSTADIDVRIKKVMTEVLDLGGPEQLADGNSLYSPLIQLDSMKLVHLIAALEREFGVEIDEEDVLDADLETVGSVLVLVHGVLVD
- a CDS encoding acyl-CoA dehydrogenase family protein, which gives rise to MDLTWSETQVALHERFAVLGEELGDDLDARDREQRFSTSDWARCAAEGVFGLPVPVEYGGLGLDPVTCAYALEGLGRGCLDNGLLIAAGAHIWATQLPILRYGTAEQKRKYLPKLCSGTVIGAHAITEEGSGSDSLSLGTTATVENGHYVLNGRKRFITNAPVAGLFVIYATVNPKLGFTGVTAFLVDADQPGLTVETHYEKTGLRTVPWGELRLENCRIEESAVLGRPKQGGKVFATTMAWERALILAPLLGAMARQIDDCVAHAVTRKQFGQPIGRFQSVANTIVEMRVRLASARLLTYQAASDLLAGTPSDLPEIAQLQTSEAAVRTALDAMGVFGGYGYTTGAGLERHLRDMLGTRVSSGTSDVLRHVLAAKLGLHANGLAS
- a CDS encoding RDD family protein, whose product is MSVSSSERSAVESKELLVVRRRDVRRLPSVDQAGLGSLPRGYKRDPRYPSPRRFRQWLAFPIDMLAHVAGAAAVGAAAFAKGMSGGMLILVLFLAFVGFSFADRVFLQRACGATVGKLLTGLCVIRCDTGERPTVRLLIRQWFIGVFMIVASALG
- a CDS encoding EF-hand domain-containing protein; the protein is MATEFQRRKIANVFTAMDDDGDSYLDETDFEALTGRWVTLRGVTADSPEGAGLRAIMMGWWSTLLAAADRDDKVTLDEVLMVVDQLGGMLDAVTGTAEAMFDAIDENADGEISRGEYRQLIEAWNGTTTDTDEIFGLLDLDGDGHVSRKEFVEHWTEFWAGDDPNAPGTWVFGRF
- a CDS encoding amino acid adenylation domain-containing protein gives rise to the protein MTLTHYLRESAVRDGDAVAVRYADQSITYRELDERSTAVAAALAAGGVRAGDRVALWLPKTIEAIVAVHAVLKCGAAYVPIDPAMPVKRAETILRDCAVAALVAGPEHAALLDDPPFVLETGEHWADGGDFEPSEVDEDQLAYVLYTSGSTGVPKGVMLTHRNATSFVDWAVAEFAITGQDRLSGHAPLHFDLSILDVFAAAKAGAALVLVPERHKALGTALTKLVHEAGITVWYSVPGALVKMLEAKNNTLLGESKLRTVLFAGEVFPLKHLRSLRNAVPAAGLCNLYGPTETNVCTYHWVTEHDLADDRTVPPPIGKPCPYARAFVEDGELWIGGDSVMAGYWGDPAKTAERFAEIDGVRAYRTGDLVRENDRGEFVFGGRRDHLVKTRGYRVELGEVEAALLRLDGVTEAVCVAVPDDEAGTLIEAYLTGSTVDDQAVRRHCLELLPRYMVPVRFVTLENFPRTANGKVDRQELARSGSR
- the ligD gene encoding non-homologous end-joining DNA ligase; the encoded protein is MAKDSAVELEVGHRTVRISNPDRVYFPARGETKLDLAQYYLAVSDGIVRALAERPCMLHRFPSGVAGEKVHQKRVPNGAPPWLETVRVDFPRYKRHAYELCVTEPASVIWAVQMSTVEFHPWNSRRADTEKPDEWRIDLDPMPDCDFAAVRRVAHVAHEVLDELGAVGWPKTSGGSGLHIYVRIEPRWGFSDVRRAALAFAKEVERRAPDDVTTAWWRKDRDPSKVFVDYNQNARDHTIASAYSVRGVPEALVSTPVRWDEIDDVEPGDCTIATVPARFAKLGDLHAGIDEAVFSLETLLEWADRDCLEAEED
- a CDS encoding DUF1992 domain-containing protein → MTERKPSGMSFESFIDKQIREAIERGEFDDLPGAGKPLPGLDKPHDDQWWIKGYLRREGLTAEALLPESLQLRKEIDRLPETVREFGREEDVRAHVKQLNRRIAEWLRTPTPPHVPLGPVDVDAVTDQWRSVTPVRSAATPRQETPRRRRWWKGRDRGN